A window of the Bacteroides thetaiotaomicron VPI-5482 genome harbors these coding sequences:
- a CDS encoding nucleotidyltransferase family protein: protein MRRTEVIEQIKDIIRHVAPTAKTILYGSQARNEARSDSDIDLLILLDGEKITLKEEEAITLPLYELELKTGISISPMVMLKKLWENRPFKTPFYINVTNEGIVL, encoded by the coding sequence ATGAGACGAACAGAAGTGATCGAACAAATCAAGGACATTATCCGTCATGTTGCTCCTACCGCTAAGACCATATTATATGGTTCTCAAGCGAGGAATGAGGCACGCAGTGACAGTGATATTGATTTACTCATCTTGCTTGATGGAGAGAAAATAACTTTGAAAGAGGAAGAGGCGATTACTTTACCCCTTTACGAACTTGAACTGAAAACCGGTATATCTATCAGTCCGATGGTTATGCTGAAAAAACTTTGGGAAAACCGTCCGTTCAAAACACCTTTTTATATTAATGTCACTAATGAAGGAATCGTATTATGA